A single region of the Pseudomonas sp. VD-NE ins genome encodes:
- the maiA gene encoding maleylacetoacetate isomerase, translating to MDLYTYYRSTSSYRVRIALALKGLDYQALPVNLIAPSGGEHRQAAYLAINPQGRVPALRTDEGGLLIQSPAIIEYLEERYPQVPLLPEDLLARAQVRGVAAVIGCDVHPLHNVSVLNRLRQLGQDEPQVVEWISHWISQGLATVEQLIGDEGFCFGEWPCVADVYLIPQLYAAERFNVSLDAYPKVRRVAALATEHPAFIKAHPANQSDTP from the coding sequence ATGGATCTTTATACCTACTACCGTTCGACCTCGTCGTACCGGGTGCGAATCGCGCTGGCGCTGAAGGGGCTCGACTATCAGGCGTTGCCGGTCAATCTGATTGCGCCGTCGGGTGGCGAGCATCGGCAAGCGGCGTATCTGGCGATCAATCCACAGGGGCGGGTGCCGGCCTTGCGCACTGACGAAGGCGGTTTACTGATTCAGTCGCCGGCAATCATCGAGTACCTGGAAGAGCGTTATCCACAGGTGCCGTTGCTGCCTGAAGATCTGCTCGCCCGTGCACAAGTGCGCGGCGTGGCGGCGGTGATCGGTTGCGATGTGCATCCGCTGCACAACGTCAGTGTGCTTAATCGCCTGCGCCAATTGGGGCAGGACGAGCCGCAGGTGGTCGAGTGGATCAGTCACTGGATCAGCCAAGGGCTGGCGACAGTGGAGCAGTTGATTGGCGACGAGGGTTTCTGTTTTGGTGAGTGGCCGTGCGTGGCGGATGTGTATCTGATACCGCAGTTGTATGCGGCAGAGCGGTTCAATGTCTCGTTGGATGCCTACCCGAAAGTCCGTCGCGTTGCCGCGCTGGCAACTGAGCATCCGGCGTTCATCAAGGCGCATCCAGCCAATCAATCAGATACACCGTAA
- a CDS encoding transglutaminase family protein, whose amino-acid sequence MSARQRFFECLHRSPPALFEAALWMAAEHEKTVDPEALLQEFKDLQQRISYGLPMLPVSELAQPLLRRMTDLGFAQDDFLPLRPQAALLHKVLQTRRGQPLALALIALELARGLEIPLVGVNFPGHFLLRVPGADHLLDPCGGRRLYPNDCRELLQRQYGPNMKLNAEHLLTASPVQMLQRLSRNLRQLHLTHDDFIAALIDAERVLELGDAAAADYLARASLYQRLDCPNAERFDLERALLLSDDPIQRLRLTERLSHLPPNSVVH is encoded by the coding sequence ATGAGTGCGCGTCAACGTTTTTTCGAATGTCTGCACCGTTCACCGCCCGCGCTGTTCGAAGCCGCGCTGTGGATGGCGGCTGAGCACGAAAAAACGGTCGACCCCGAAGCTCTGTTGCAAGAATTCAAAGACCTGCAACAACGCATCAGTTACGGCTTGCCGATGCTGCCAGTCAGTGAGCTGGCGCAGCCTCTGTTACGCCGCATGACTGATCTGGGCTTTGCCCAGGACGACTTTTTGCCACTGCGCCCGCAGGCTGCGCTGTTGCACAAAGTGTTGCAGACCCGTCGCGGCCAGCCGCTGGCATTGGCGCTGATTGCCCTGGAGCTGGCGCGGGGCCTGGAGATTCCTCTGGTCGGGGTCAACTTCCCCGGACACTTCCTGTTGCGGGTGCCCGGCGCCGATCACTTGCTTGATCCATGCGGCGGACGGCGTTTGTACCCCAATGATTGTCGCGAGTTATTGCAGCGTCAGTACGGGCCGAACATGAAGCTCAACGCCGAGCATCTGTTGACCGCCTCGCCGGTGCAAATGCTTCAGCGCCTGTCGCGCAACCTGCGGCAGTTGCACCTGACGCATGATGATTTCATTGCCGCGCTGATCGACGCCGAACGCGTGCTCGAATTGGGCGACGCCGCTGCCGCCGATTACCTGGCCCGCGCCAGCCTGTACCAACGGCTCGACTGCCCGAACGCTGAACGCTTCGATCTGGAGCGCGCGTTGCTGCTGAGTGACGACCCCATTCAGCGTCTGCGCCTGACTGAACGCCTCAGCCATCTGCCGCCCAATTCCGTCGTCCACTGA
- a CDS encoding aromatic acid/H+ symport family MFS transporter, with translation MHNQIASFRAALDARPVSRYQWLLLILLALLLVTDGYDAQVLGYVVPALAQDWGLEKSAFGPVFSANLLGLTLGSLAVTPLADRFGVRRILLACVLIYATLTVLMVFADSLNTLMIARFICGIGMGGAMPSAMALMSEYSPPRLRTLMVTLAACGFSFGGAAGGFVAAGFIDQFGWQAVFLAGGVTPLLLFPFLWWMLPESLPRLLRDAPPYARLRKVTARMLPDWQPPVASVEQNEREQGSKLTVLELFRNGYAQPTLLIWATFFVSLILLYFMISWLPTLLLESGLKLNEANLVTSMFLFAGTLGAICMAWFADRLKRKVRLLSAVLAGAALCTILLGLNHDNPRYLVACVFAAGFCIIGGQLTLNAFASNFYPAHVRATGTGWALGVGRFGSILGPLFGSLLLAMHIPVTQIFFFCAIPAVIAALLIIQVRSPNDTRLSNVGASLLAKNDNAV, from the coding sequence ATGCACAACCAGATTGCCAGCTTCCGGGCGGCACTCGACGCCCGTCCTGTGTCCCGATATCAGTGGTTGCTCTTGATCCTGCTCGCCTTGCTGCTCGTTACCGATGGCTATGACGCTCAGGTTCTCGGTTATGTGGTGCCCGCGCTGGCGCAGGACTGGGGTCTGGAAAAGTCTGCATTCGGACCTGTTTTCAGCGCCAATCTGCTCGGTCTTACCCTCGGTTCCCTGGCCGTCACGCCGCTGGCCGACCGCTTTGGCGTGCGGCGCATTCTGCTCGCCTGCGTATTGATCTACGCCACGCTGACGGTGCTGATGGTCTTCGCCGATTCGCTGAACACGCTGATGATCGCGCGTTTCATCTGCGGCATCGGCATGGGCGGGGCGATGCCCAGTGCCATGGCATTGATGTCGGAATACTCGCCACCGCGTTTACGCACGTTGATGGTGACGCTGGCGGCCTGTGGCTTTTCGTTCGGTGGTGCAGCGGGTGGTTTTGTCGCCGCCGGGTTTATCGACCAGTTCGGCTGGCAGGCGGTGTTTCTCGCCGGTGGTGTCACGCCGTTGCTGCTGTTTCCGTTTCTCTGGTGGATGCTGCCCGAATCCCTGCCACGTCTGCTGCGTGATGCACCGCCGTATGCGCGGCTGCGCAAAGTCACCGCGCGCATGCTGCCGGACTGGCAACCGCCGGTGGCGAGTGTCGAGCAGAACGAGCGCGAGCAGGGCAGCAAACTGACCGTGCTCGAGTTGTTCCGCAACGGCTACGCGCAGCCGACTTTGCTGATCTGGGCGACGTTTTTCGTCAGCCTGATTCTGTTGTATTTCATGATCAGTTGGCTGCCGACGCTGTTGCTGGAAAGCGGCCTGAAACTCAACGAAGCCAATCTGGTGACGTCGATGTTTCTGTTCGCCGGCACCTTGGGCGCGATCTGTATGGCCTGGTTTGCTGACCGCTTGAAGCGCAAGGTTCGTTTGTTGTCAGCGGTGTTGGCCGGTGCGGCGCTGTGCACGATCCTGCTTGGGCTCAACCACGACAATCCGCGTTATCTGGTGGCCTGCGTCTTCGCTGCAGGTTTCTGCATCATCGGCGGGCAACTGACGCTGAATGCATTTGCCAGTAATTTCTACCCGGCGCATGTGCGTGCGACCGGCACCGGTTGGGCGTTGGGCGTGGGACGCTTCGGTTCGATTCTCGGGCCGCTGTTCGGCAGCCTGTTGCTGGCGATGCACATTCCGGTGACGCAGATTTTTTTCTTCTGCGCGATCCCGGCGGTCATCGCCGCGTTGCTGATCATCCAGGTGCGTTCACCCAATGACACACGCCTATCCAATGTGGGAGCGAGCCTGCTCGCGAAGAACGATAACGCGGTTTAA